The Usitatibacter rugosus genome segment CGAGCAGATCTCGCCGCGCCAGTCCGGCCAGGACGTGGTCGCCGCGATGCGCCCGCACCTCACGGCCGATGCCCGCGTGTACTCGGTCGACTACTACGACCAGACGATCCCGTTCTACCTCGGGCGCGAGGTGACGCTCGCGAAGTACGTGGACGAATTCGAGCTGGGGCAACGCGCGGAGCCCTCGCGCGCCCTGCCGACGATCGAGGCTTGGCTGGCGGACTTCCAGCGCCCCGGGAGGGCGCTCGCTATAATGCAGCCCGGTCTCTACGACGACGTGCTCCGGCCCACCGGAATCCCCATGCAACTGATCCATCGAGACGATCGCCGCGTCGTCGTCGTGAAACCGTGAACCCGGTCTCCTTCGCGCTGGTGCTCTTCGGCGTGCTGCTGAACGCCGCCGCCCAGCTGCTGCTCAAGGCCGGCACGAACCGCATCGGCGAATTCGCCTTCTCGTTCGACAACATCCTGCCCATCGGCGGCAAGGTCGCGCAGAGCCCGTTCATCTGGGGCGGCCTCGCCTGCTACGGCGTGAGCGTGGTGGTGTGGATCCTCGCCCTCTCGCGCGTGCCGGTGAGCGTGGCCTACCCGATGCTCTCCATCGGCTACATCGTGAACGCCTTCGCGGCGTGGATGCTGTTCGGCGAATCGCTCGCCATGCAGAAGCTGGTGGGCATCGGCTTCATCGTGATCGGCGTCTACCTGGTGGCGCGCTCGTGACCCAGCCGTTCCTCCCCTTCGCGCGCCCCGGCATGGACGAGGCGACCATCGCCGCCGTCGCCGAGACGCTGCGCAGCCGCTGGATCGTGACCGGCCCGCGCGCGGCGGCGTTCGAGAAGGCGCTTTCCGAGCGCTTCGGCGGCCGCAGCGTCCGCGCCATGACCTCCGCCACGGCCGCGATGCAGCTCGCCCTGGAGATGCTCGGCATCGGCGCCGGCGATGAAATCATCGCCCCGGCCCAGAGCTTCTTCGTCACCGGCAACCTGATCGAGCGCAGTGGCGCGAAAGCCGTGTTCGTGGACGTCGACCTTCGCAGCCGCAACCTGGATTTCGCGCAGGCCCAGGCGGCCGTCTCGCCGAAGACGAAGCTGCTGCTGCCCACGCACTACAACGCACCGCTCGATCCCGCCGCGCTCGACACCTTCCGAACGAAGAACAAGGTGCGCATCCTCGAGGATGCGGCGCTCGCGATCGGCTCGCGCTATCCCGACGGACGCGCGGTCGGCGCGAGCGGCGACCTGGTCACCTTCAGCTTCCACCCGAACAAGAACATGACCACCATCGAGGGAGGCGCCCTCGTGCTGGACGATGCGAAGGAGACGGCCACCGTCGAGGAGCTGCGCTTCCACGGCATCCGCCGCCAGGCCGACGGCACGCGCGACGTGGAGCGCGCCGGGACCAAGTACAACTTCTCGGATGTGTCCGCCGCCGTGGGCCTCGAACAGCTGAAGCACCTCGACGCGTGGTGCGCCCGGCGCGAGCAACTCG includes the following:
- a CDS encoding SMR family transporter, giving the protein MNPVSFALVLFGVLLNAAAQLLLKAGTNRIGEFAFSFDNILPIGGKVAQSPFIWGGLACYGVSVVVWILALSRVPVSVAYPMLSIGYIVNAFAAWMLFGESLAMQKLVGIGFIVIGVYLVARS
- a CDS encoding DegT/DnrJ/EryC1/StrS family aminotransferase, which encodes MTQPFLPFARPGMDEATIAAVAETLRSRWIVTGPRAAAFEKALSERFGGRSVRAMTSATAAMQLALEMLGIGAGDEIIAPAQSFFVTGNLIERSGAKAVFVDVDLRSRNLDFAQAQAAVSPKTKLLLPTHYNAPLDPAALDTFRTKNKVRILEDAALAIGSRYPDGRAVGASGDLVTFSFHPNKNMTTIEGGALVLDDAKETATVEELRFHGIRRQADGTRDVERAGTKYNFSDVSAAVGLEQLKHLDAWCARREQLAKRYFEGFANDDLITPECLPPENNPGHSWNMFTVLLPLPALGVTRKAFVDAMQKEGIGIGISYEAIHLTSLFRKKGFREGQFPNSERIARETVTLPLFPEMQDSDVERVCASVSRVLRRKAA